DNA from Candidatus Auribacterota bacterium:
CGGCCACGCCGACATCTCCACCACGCAGACGTACACGCATGTGGACAAAGACAGGCTGAAGAGCATCCATAAAAAGTTCCATCCCCGCGGATGAGGGTGAGGAGTGGAGGGCCGTTTTACAATATCGCCGCTGATGAACGCGGATGAGACCACAGTTTAAAGTGTAAAGCCCAAAGTTTAAAGTTGGGGCGGTTGAAATCTGTGTTAATCCGTGCAAGTCCGTGGCTATGTTGGTTGAACCACTGAAGACACTGAAGGCATTGAATAAAACGGTTGCCTCTTTATCTCCGTGTCCTTGCTTGCTGGCAGGAAGGCTCTGCGGCAAAATATTGAGCCGACGACGATAAGCAGTTGATTTGGGCAGTAACCCCTCAGAAGGTGTGAAAAAATTCGACTTTTCAAGCTATCCCTTCTTCTGATCCTGTTGAAATCAGAGAATGAGTCTCCGTACGGCTAAAATCAGTGTTCCCCTGAAGAAAAAACCGCGATAATCCTTCTTATGCCGTCCGCGGCCTTTTGCGTAAGGGCGCCCTTTATCACTATGCGACATTCGCTTCCGTCACACGGCGCCGCCAGCTTAGTCGTATCCATTGCTTGACGTTGTACGTCACACACACCCACAGCAACTCCATCAACGCCTTCCCTTTTCCCAGAAGATGAAACTTTCTCAGCCCCATCTTCTCCTTGATCCAGGCGTTGACAAACTCGCTCCACCTCCCGCGCTGGCGATAGATCTCTTTTGCCTCCGTCGTCTCCATCTTCTTCTTGAACGCCTCCACCGCCGGGTCATCAACCCCGCGTCTGATCGATCTCCCCTTTGCGGTGTTCTGCGGACAGCACTGCCCCTTGCAGGGGCACGCTCCACACTCCGTTACCCTCGCGTGATAACTGTAGTTCGTGCGCCCGATCTTCCGCTCTCTATCCCCCCTTCCAATACCAATATCTTGCCCGCTGGGCACATATACTCGTTGCGTGACGCATCATAGCGAAACTTGTCCGGTATGAAATCCGAAGCCACTCCTCGACGTCTCATCTGCCCCGCGGATATCGCGTTCTTCCCCCTCCACGACCCTATTAAATCAACCCCCATCGTCTTCGCCTCGATGATGTTCCCACGCGATGTGAACCCCCCGTCGGTTATCATCTGCCCGGGCCGCTTTCCCGCCTGCGCTTCCACTCGCTCGATCGACGGCACCAACTGCCCATAGTCACTCCCCTCATCCGTGAGCCCAACCCCCACGATCATCCCCGCCGTCGTATCCGTCGTTATCTGCGCGTTGTAGCTTGGCGCATACCCCCCATCTCCATGCTTCATCACCCGCGCCTCGGGCTCAGTCCTGCTTATCCGCACATTCTCCTTCGCCTTCGTCCCTCTTTTCGTCTCACGCACCTTCTCCAATTCCTGCAGCGCCGACTCTATCCGCTTCGCACGCTCCCGGGCCCCTCGTCGCCGTGCCGCAGCCTCTTTCACCCCCGCCGCGTCCCCTTCGTCTCCCGCTGCGGTTACCTTCTCCACATGCATCTTCGCCATCTCCATGTGCTCCCGCAGCGTCCCCTCACGCCGAAATGTGCCCGCACGACACTGCGCCTTGATCTCCGCCCCGTCGTGCGTCACACGCTCCAACGCGATAAGCCC
Protein-coding regions in this window:
- a CDS encoding transposase; protein product: MPSGQDIGIGRGDRERKIGRTNYSYHARVTECGACPCKGQCCPQNTAKGRSIRRGVDDPAVEAFKKKMETTEAKEIYRQRGRWSEFVNAWIKEKMGLRKFHLLGKGKALMELLWVCVTYNVKQWIRLSWRRRVTEANVA
- a CDS encoding transposase; the protein is MNEEIRSGEGKEKAPRVVRVDRKQVVMRVVDIEGLIEEGHPARGIWEMLGRVDLGRYYDDIESVEGEAGRAAFDPRMMATLWMYGYSEGVGQARELGRRCGYHPAYQWITGLQDISYHTLSDFRVKHKEALDELFVEMLGILSAEGLIALERVTHDGAEIKAQCRAGTFRREGTLREHMEMAKMHVEKVTAAGDEGDAAGVKEAAARRRGARERAKRIESALQELEKVRETKRGTKAKENVRISRTEPEARVMKHGDGGYAPSYNAQITTDTTAGMIVGVGLTDEGSDYGQLVPSIERVEAQAGKRPGQMITDGGFTSRGNIIEAKTMGVDLIGSWRGKNAISAGQMRRRGVASDFIPDKFRYDASRNEYMCPAGKILVLEGGIESGRSGARTTVITRG